In Desulfarculaceae bacterium, the following are encoded in one genomic region:
- a CDS encoding 4-vinyl reductase: MFKEERDELLFDWRMLGDVAEGRPNLGNNISVEVYRLMQFTLRDVIIQEYGPEAADRIYFRAGRSAGRQFFRNMITQKEDFNQFVIELQQLLSDLSISILRVEKADLADMNFILTMAEDLDCSGLPLTDENICTYDEGFINGLFLEFTGQEYDVKEVDCWCSGDRVCRFEVKPKA; the protein is encoded by the coding sequence ATGTTCAAGGAAGAGCGAGACGAGCTGCTGTTCGATTGGAGAATGCTGGGCGACGTGGCCGAGGGACGCCCCAACCTGGGCAACAACATAAGCGTGGAGGTCTACCGGCTGATGCAGTTCACCCTGCGCGACGTGATCATCCAGGAGTACGGCCCCGAGGCGGCCGACCGCATTTATTTCCGGGCCGGGCGCTCGGCCGGACGCCAATTTTTCCGGAACATGATCACCCAAAAGGAAGACTTCAACCAATTCGTCATCGAGTTGCAGCAATTGCTCAGCGACCTGAGCATCAGCATTCTCCGGGTGGAAAAGGCCGACCTGGCCGACATGAACTTCATCCTGACCATGGCCGAGGACCTGGACTGCTCGGGCCTGCCCTTGACCGACGAGAACATCTGCACCTATGACGAAGGCTTCATCAACGGCCTGTTCCTGGAGTTCACCGGACAGGAGTACGATGTCAAAGAGGTCGACTGTTGGTGCTCGGGAGACCGGGTCTGCCGTTTCGAGGTAAAGCCGAAAGCCTAA
- a CDS encoding transporter substrate-binding domain-containing protein, whose product MAAKLPRCLGWLIAFVLVLALAAAPTAFAAEAPRSVTVAIGEDYPPFNAVDGQGHPWGWLVDTWRLWSSKTGIEVKFVAAPFAQTLKLVAEGKVDVHGGCFYSKQRAEYLDFAGPLCRTSSTFFFHKGLYGINTVLNLAPYRVGVIKGDFLVEFLRDKLPEAGLAEFDTYDDMFTALKAGEIRVFASDTPVGLYFLNKWNLISDYTFLPDKPLYSAEFRAAVKKGNGELAGIVAKGLDKISRAERVAIERRWSGMAQGRKKGVLLVGCERHNQPFSSLSTTGRPTGILVDIWRLWAAKTGRRIEFVFGTRSGLIDRVRNAGVDIVAGLISEPYMDSWMQLSHPLFTINTALFYRTSDGPVDPSRLAGQNVGVLKDSFLIGLLAKRHPGIIFEQIDSMAGLARTLQKGEVRAVAAVAASFNETLVHMGYSGDITWDGTPLSAERLQAGVAKDKPGLLEVVNKGLAAITRQEILAIEKRWVPDETMQHFANTGKRFVLSPAEKKWLAARKRPIVAGAEMDWPPFDFVQAGRATGYSNELLRLAAERAGLNLQFVSGFTWEELLVKFRKGEIDILPAVYETPERVREMAFTKAYAANPTVIVTRDGESHIRNLENMAGKKLAVIEGFSISRLLMEKHRHIKQVFVKNVLEGLKAVSLRKADAFVGSLGVITHILNENIIPNVRIVDEVVLDKPEATSLHMATLKSQAALCGILQKALDATPPGAKQRLKQQWLPISVGSQAATKELVLSAADKKWLAAHPHIALGIDPAWMPFEGISEEGDYQGIAAGLCEVLAKKLGVALEPAPGLTWPQVLAKARRGEVQMLPAAMRTPEREKYLLFSRPYLSFPVVVVTRDDVPVIVKLEDLKGKDIAVPRDYAVFELIKRDHPELRLKPVQDIEQGLREVSEGEVYAYVGNIASVNYHLKEMGLKKLKIAATTGYNFELSMAVRKDWPQFAAMVQRALNSMTPEEKAAITSRWINVHFAGRIDWGFIARAGGTAAAVVLIVLTVIIIWNRRMAREVAQRKETEERLAAMVANVPGAIFQMNIHRDGRREYHYLSPQAKEFFNATPEEIIANKSLLPWHPEDQARVNQEIEASISAEGYVDLEARIIPPGGEEKWVRLTASAADGGGEFLLATGFILDVTARRMAEERFKSMAANVPGTIFQFVATAGGQARFTYVNEQAEEFWGAPPEVIIAEKRLLQFHPDDKERAIGEINRSLVKQQKLNMVVRIYMPNGEIGWIRVSATPSRISDSELAYNGFILNITERKLAEHEYQAAERKVKAMSQAVGDALIMIDGEGKIMFWNPAAERLFGYSEAEALGQDYHGLTAPEEYQDKIRPGLAHFARTGEGPVLGTTTEITGRNRQGEQFPVEVTLSSFQLEGQWFAAGTVRDISERKKAEEAIRESEQRVRTILNSINTGIVIIDPENHTIFDTNPLAEEMIGVSREDIIGAKCHQFICPKAENDCPITDHKQSIDNSERILLTAEGGEIPILKTVVPIKFGEKEYLLESFVDISQRKEAEEALAQSEERSRSILDSAGEGIFGVDASGGISFINPAALHMLGFSEQEIMGQEVHDLIHHHQADGSEYPVEDCPMWASYTKGQPHHIEDEVLWRKDGSSFPVEYASTPIAKDGKVLGAVVTFRDITERKQAEEELRRNLDELERFSRLTIGREERMIALKQEINQLLETAGKDRKYKIVEQSDLQ is encoded by the coding sequence ATGGCTGCAAAACTGCCCCGCTGCCTTGGTTGGCTTATTGCTTTTGTCTTGGTGCTGGCCCTGGCGGCCGCGCCCACGGCCTTTGCCGCCGAGGCGCCGAGAAGCGTCACCGTGGCCATCGGCGAGGACTACCCCCCCTTCAACGCGGTGGACGGCCAGGGACATCCCTGGGGCTGGCTGGTGGACACCTGGCGCTTGTGGTCCTCCAAGACCGGCATCGAGGTCAAGTTCGTCGCCGCCCCCTTTGCCCAGACCCTCAAGCTGGTGGCCGAGGGCAAGGTGGACGTGCACGGCGGCTGCTTCTACAGCAAACAGCGCGCCGAATACCTGGACTTCGCGGGCCCCCTTTGCCGGACCAGCAGCACCTTTTTCTTCCACAAGGGCCTGTACGGCATCAACACCGTGCTGAACCTGGCCCCCTACCGGGTGGGAGTGATCAAAGGCGATTTCCTGGTGGAGTTCCTCCGGGACAAGCTTCCCGAGGCCGGCCTGGCCGAGTTCGACACCTACGATGACATGTTTACCGCCCTCAAGGCCGGCGAGATCCGGGTATTCGCCTCGGACACCCCGGTGGGGCTCTACTTCCTGAATAAGTGGAACCTGATCTCCGACTACACCTTCCTGCCCGACAAGCCGCTCTACAGCGCCGAGTTCCGGGCCGCGGTGAAAAAGGGCAACGGGGAGCTGGCCGGGATCGTGGCCAAGGGGCTGGATAAAATCAGCCGGGCCGAACGGGTGGCTATCGAGCGCCGCTGGAGCGGGATGGCCCAGGGCCGCAAAAAGGGCGTGCTCCTGGTGGGCTGCGAGCGTCACAACCAGCCCTTCAGCTCGCTGTCCACCACCGGCAGGCCCACCGGCATCCTGGTGGACATCTGGCGACTTTGGGCGGCCAAGACCGGGAGGCGCATCGAGTTCGTCTTCGGAACGCGCTCCGGCCTCATCGACCGGGTGCGCAACGCCGGGGTGGACATTGTTGCCGGCCTGATAAGCGAGCCCTACATGGACTCGTGGATGCAGCTCTCCCATCCGCTGTTCACCATCAACACCGCCCTGTTCTACCGCACCTCCGACGGGCCGGTGGACCCGTCGCGGCTGGCCGGCCAGAACGTGGGGGTGCTCAAGGACTCCTTTTTAATCGGCCTGCTGGCCAAGCGCCATCCGGGCATAATCTTCGAGCAGATCGACAGCATGGCCGGCCTGGCCCGCACCCTGCAGAAAGGCGAAGTGCGGGCGGTGGCCGCGGTGGCCGCCTCCTTCAACGAGACCCTGGTCCATATGGGCTACAGCGGCGACATCACCTGGGACGGCACGCCTCTATCGGCGGAAAGACTGCAAGCGGGCGTCGCCAAGGACAAGCCCGGACTCCTCGAGGTGGTGAACAAGGGCCTGGCGGCCATTACCCGGCAAGAGATTCTGGCCATCGAGAAGCGCTGGGTGCCCGACGAGACCATGCAGCACTTCGCCAACACCGGCAAAAGGTTCGTGCTCAGCCCGGCGGAGAAGAAGTGGCTGGCCGCGCGCAAGAGGCCCATCGTGGCAGGGGCGGAGATGGACTGGCCACCCTTCGACTTCGTGCAGGCCGGCCGGGCCACCGGATACTCCAACGAGCTGTTGCGCCTGGCGGCCGAAAGAGCGGGCCTGAACCTGCAATTCGTTTCCGGCTTCACCTGGGAAGAGCTGCTGGTCAAGTTCAGGAAGGGCGAGATCGACATCCTGCCCGCGGTGTACGAGACCCCGGAGAGGGTCCGGGAGATGGCCTTCACCAAGGCCTATGCCGCCAACCCCACGGTGATCGTGACCCGCGACGGCGAGTCGCACATCCGCAACCTCGAGAACATGGCCGGCAAGAAGCTGGCCGTGATCGAGGGCTTCTCCATCAGCCGCCTGCTCATGGAAAAGCATCGCCATATCAAACAGGTCTTTGTCAAAAACGTCCTGGAGGGCCTCAAGGCGGTGTCCCTGCGAAAGGCGGACGCCTTTGTGGGCAGCCTGGGAGTTATCACCCACATCCTCAACGAGAACATAATCCCCAACGTGCGCATCGTGGACGAGGTCGTCCTGGACAAGCCGGAGGCCACCAGCCTGCACATGGCCACCCTCAAGAGCCAGGCGGCTCTTTGCGGCATCTTGCAAAAGGCCCTGGATGCCACCCCGCCCGGGGCCAAGCAGCGCCTCAAGCAGCAATGGCTGCCGATCTCCGTCGGCAGCCAGGCGGCGACCAAGGAGCTGGTGCTCTCCGCGGCCGACAAAAAGTGGCTGGCCGCGCACCCCCATATCGCCCTGGGCATCGACCCGGCCTGGATGCCTTTCGAGGGGATCAGCGAGGAAGGGGATTATCAGGGGATCGCGGCGGGGCTCTGCGAGGTTTTGGCCAAGAAGCTCGGGGTTGCTTTAGAGCCGGCCCCCGGGCTCACTTGGCCGCAGGTCCTGGCCAAGGCCCGCCGGGGCGAGGTGCAAATGCTGCCCGCGGCCATGCGCACCCCCGAGCGGGAGAAGTATCTGCTGTTCTCCCGGCCCTACCTCAGCTTCCCGGTGGTGGTGGTCACCCGCGATGACGTGCCGGTCATAGTCAAGCTGGAGGACTTGAAAGGCAAGGACATCGCGGTGCCCCGGGATTACGCCGTGTTCGAGCTGATCAAAAGGGACCATCCCGAGCTGCGCCTCAAACCGGTGCAAGACATCGAGCAAGGCCTCAGGGAGGTTAGCGAAGGGGAGGTCTATGCCTATGTGGGCAACATAGCCTCCGTCAACTATCACCTGAAGGAAATGGGCCTGAAGAAGCTCAAGATCGCGGCCACCACCGGGTACAACTTCGAGCTGTCCATGGCGGTGCGCAAGGACTGGCCCCAGTTCGCGGCCATGGTGCAGAGGGCCCTGAACTCCATGACCCCCGAGGAAAAGGCGGCCATTACCAGCCGATGGATCAACGTCCACTTCGCCGGGCGCATCGATTGGGGCTTCATAGCCAGGGCGGGAGGCACCGCCGCGGCGGTGGTGCTGATAGTCCTGACGGTGATCATCATCTGGAACCGGCGCATGGCCCGGGAGGTGGCCCAGCGCAAGGAGACCGAGGAGCGCCTGGCGGCCATGGTGGCCAACGTGCCCGGGGCAATTTTTCAGATGAACATCCACCGCGACGGCCGGCGGGAGTACCACTACCTGAGCCCCCAGGCAAAGGAGTTCTTCAACGCCACGCCCGAGGAGATCATCGCGAACAAGAGCCTGCTTCCCTGGCACCCAGAAGACCAGGCGAGGGTGAACCAGGAGATAGAGGCCTCCATTTCGGCGGAAGGGTACGTCGATCTCGAGGCCCGCATCATTCCTCCGGGCGGGGAGGAGAAGTGGGTCCGCTTGACCGCGTCGGCCGCCGATGGAGGCGGGGAATTTCTGCTGGCCACCGGATTCATCCTGGACGTGACCGCGCGCAGAATGGCCGAGGAGCGCTTCAAGAGCATGGCCGCCAACGTGCCGGGAACCATATTCCAGTTCGTGGCCACCGCCGGCGGACAGGCGCGCTTCACCTATGTCAACGAGCAGGCCGAGGAGTTTTGGGGAGCGCCCCCGGAGGTGATCATCGCCGAGAAGCGCCTGCTCCAGTTCCACCCCGACGACAAGGAACGGGCCATCGGAGAGATAAACCGCTCCCTGGTCAAGCAACAGAAGCTCAATATGGTGGTGCGCATCTACATGCCTAACGGGGAGATCGGCTGGATAAGGGTCAGCGCCACGCCCTCCCGCATTTCCGACAGCGAACTCGCCTACAACGGCTTCATCCTCAACATCACCGAGCGCAAGCTGGCCGAGCATGAATATCAGGCCGCCGAGCGCAAGGTGAAGGCCATGAGCCAGGCGGTGGGCGACGCCCTGATCATGATCGACGGCGAAGGCAAGATCATGTTCTGGAACCCGGCGGCGGAGCGGCTCTTCGGCTACAGCGAAGCCGAGGCCCTGGGCCAGGACTACCACGGCCTGACCGCGCCCGAGGAGTACCAGGACAAGATCCGGCCCGGTTTGGCCCATTTCGCGCGCACCGGCGAGGGCCCGGTGTTGGGCACCACCACCGAGATCACCGGCCGCAACCGGCAAGGCGAGCAGTTCCCGGTGGAGGTGACGCTGTCCTCCTTCCAGCTGGAGGGCCAGTGGTTCGCGGCGGGCACGGTGCGCGACATCAGCGAGCGCAAGAAGGCCGAAGAGGCCATCAGGGAAAGTGAGCAAAGGGTCCGCACCATTCTCAACTCCATCAACACGGGCATCGTCATCATCGACCCCGAGAACCACACCATCTTCGACACCAACCCGCTGGCGGAGGAGATGATCGGCGTGTCCAGGGAAGACATCATCGGGGCCAAGTGCCATCAGTTCATCTGCCCCAAGGCGGAGAACGACTGCCCCATCACCGACCACAAGCAGAGCATCGACAACTCCGAGCGTATTCTGCTGACCGCCGAAGGCGGTGAGATTCCGATCCTGAAGACGGTTGTGCCCATCAAGTTCGGGGAGAAGGAATACCTGCTGGAAAGCTTCGTGGACATCAGCCAGCGCAAGGAGGCCGAGGAGGCGCTTGCCCAAAGCGAGGAGCGTAGCCGGTCGATCCTGGATTCGGCCGGGGAGGGAATTTTCGGGGTGGACGCCTCGGGAGGCATCTCCTTCATAAATCCGGCCGCCCTGCACATGCTGGGCTTCTCCGAACAAGAGATCATGGGGCAAGAGGTCCACGACCTGATCCACCACCACCAGGCCGACGGCTCCGAGTACCCGGTGGAGGATTGCCCCATGTGGGCCTCCTACACCAAGGGGCAGCCCCACCACATCGAGGATGAGGTGCTCTGGCGCAAGGACGGCTCCTCCTTCCCGGTGGAGTACGCCTCCACCCCCATCGCCAAGGACGGCAAGGTGCTGGGCGCGGTGGTGACCTTCCGGGACATCACCGAGCGCAAGCAGGCCGAGGAGGAGCTTAGGCGCAACCTGGACGAGTTGGAGCGCTTCAGCCGCCTGACCATCGGGCGCGAGGAGCGCATGATCGCCCTAAAGCAAGAGATCAACCAGCTCTTGGAAACGGCCGGCAAGGACAGAAAATACAAGATCGTCGAGCAGAGCGATCTACAGTAA